A genomic stretch from Helianthus annuus cultivar XRQ/B chromosome 1, HanXRQr2.0-SUNRISE, whole genome shotgun sequence includes:
- the LOC110884329 gene encoding Golgi SNAP receptor complex member 1-1, translating into MDPPTSWDSLRNQARKLEAQLDDQMHLYRKLVSTKVDDGNENNLGSRIEQLLKELHHVISQMQTWVSSGGSEIFSHTLTRHHEIHHDLSQEFNRLRSSLRAKREHASLLEDFREFDRTRLDLEEGGGSQEQSLLKERATLMRSTGQIDGVISQAQETFGTLMFQRSTFGGINSKLTNVSSRLPTVNNILSAIKKKKSMDTIILSLVASVCTFLILIYWLTK; encoded by the exons GCAAGGAAGCTTGAAGCACAGTTGGATGATCAAATGCATTTGTATCGAAAATTAGTTTCGACAAAAGTTGATGATGGTAATGAGAATAATCTTGGATCAAGAATAGAACAACTACTCAAAGAGCTACATCATGTGATTTCACAAATGCAAACGTGGGTATCATCGGGTGGATCGGAGATATTTTCTCATACGTTGACCCGTCATCATGAAATTCATCATGATCTTAGTCAG GAATTTAACCGGCTTCGATCTAGCCTTAGAGCAAAGAGAGAGCATGCATCATTGCTTGAGGATTTCAGGGAGTTTGACAGAACACGATTAGATCTTGAAGAAGGTGGTGGGTCCCAAGAGCAATCTCTTCTTAAGGAGCGTGCTACTCTCATGAGAAGTACGGGCCAG ATAGACGGTGTGATATCACAAGCACAAGAAACCTTTGGTACCCTCATGTTTCAACGGTCAACATTTGGCGGCATCAATTCGAAGCTTACCAATGTTAGCAGTCGTCTCCCAACT GTGAATAACATTCTGTCGGCGATAAAGAAGAAAAAATCTATGGACACAATTATTCTTTCATTAGTTGCTTCGGTTTGCACGTTTTTAATCTTGATTTACTGGTTGACAAAGTAG